In Geotalea uraniireducens, the genomic window CCATTGAACAGATACCGGCAACCAGGGCATTTTCGAGCATATATCCAGAGAGTCTGGTATCCTTGCCGATAACGATACGGTGGCGACGGCTGCCATTTTTGAAGATATAGGCCGCCGCCCGACCGATCTGCATCGCCAGTTCGGTAGTCATCGGATAGACGTTGGCAACGCCACGAACGCCATCGGTTCCAAACAGTTTTTTCATAGTAACTCCTGCAGGTTTGTCAAACAGGTTACGGAAATTTACGCTTTACAGTCACAGATACGTCAGCCGGGAAAACCCGGCTGACGACAACACCGTCCGGCAGTACGAGTTGTTGAGCAAGATTTGAGAAGGAAGTGGTCCCTGCGCCAACCCCCTTCATATCGAGCGGCATGATAATATTTTCACCACGGAGCTTCAACAGAAGAATTCTCGGCCCGACAAGCGACACAGCGAGAACCGGATGATCGACGATCACGGCACAATCGGTCGGGGCGTTGCGCACCGTGACCGGAATGGTCAGCTCGAGACGCCCCTTCCGTTCTCCGGCGACAGCCAGCCAAAGAGCTACGGCAAAGAGCAGTGCAAGCACCTTGATCCCCCAGTTACGTGCCATTGAGCGAATCAGGTCAACCATTGGGGCTCCAACGACCGTTTGAGTACCTTACGCATCGAACCGGCATCCACCGGCGACGTAATCTTTCCGTCAGCCACAAACGACATCATCCCGGTTTCCTCGGACACAACAAGGACAATGGCGTCAACCAGCTCTGTCAAGCCAATGGCGGCACGATGGCGGGTTCCCAATGACTTGCTGATCGTGGGGTTCTGGCTTAGCGGGAGAAAACAGCCGGCCCTCGTTAACTTGCCACGTTGAATGATGACGGCACCGTCGTGAATAGGTGAGTAGGGAAGAAATATCGAATTCAGAATCTCGCTGGTGATCTTGGCATCGATTTCGGTGCCGATTTCCACGTGGGACATGACCCCCATTTCCCGCTCAATGACAATCAGGGCGCCTATCCTCCGCTCGGCCAGCCCAGTGAGGGCGGTAACGAGTTCGTCAATCACCAGCGACGCCTCTTCATGCTCCTGTCCTGCCGGCCGGTTTCGCTTGCCGAAGGTGATCAAGGCACGACGAAGGTCACTCTGGAACAAGACAACCAGAATGAGAATCAGTGACTTGAAAAGAGCGGAAAGAATCGCATGAAATGCATCGAGGCCTGCCAGCCGGGAAAAGAAAAAGAGCGCTATGCCGCCGGCAATGAACAGAAAGAATCGAAAAGCCAGCCGATCTTTCAGCAGCAGGATTGCCCGGTAAAACAGATAGGCAACAATCGCAATATCGACGAAGTCACGCCATTCGAACAATTGGAGTTGGTCGGTCGCCATAGTCATCACATCTGTAAGGTTGTGCCGGGCAGATCAGCCGGGAGGCTGTTACCGCCATTCTCCAGTCCGAGACTGTGTCACGGCAAATGCCATATCGGCAACGTCCCGCATTGCCTTCACATCGTGGACCCGGAAGATCGTGGCCCCCTTCGCAACGCCGAGCGCAACCGTAGCGGCAGTGCCAAAAAGCCGATCACTACTGTTTCGCTTCAACACCGCCCCGACGAACGATTTGCGCGACGTGCCGATCAGTACCGGCCTGCCAAGGCAGGCAAACTCGTCGAGTCGGTTCAGGATCGCCAGGTTGCCCTCAAGACTTTTGCCAAAACCGAGCCCCGGATCGACAACAATCCGTTCTGCCGGAATCCCCGCTGAACAGGCACACTGCAACGATGTCTTGAGCGCCTCGATCACCTCGCTGATCAGGTCGTCATAAACGGTATTATACTGCATCTCGGGCGGCCGGCCGCGAGTATGCATGACAACAAGGCCGGCGTTGCCAGCCGCCACAACAGCCGCCATTTCCGGATCAAACGTCAACCCACTGATATCATTAATAATTGAGGCTCCGGCCTGGAGGGATTCTCGGGCCACGGCGGCCTTGTATGTATCGATCGACAGGGGAACAGTGACCTGCTCGGCCAATTTAGCAACCACCGGCACGACACGGCGCAACTCTTCGTCTTCGGCAACCGGAGCGGCATCGGGGCGGGTGCTTTCCCCCCCGATATCGATAATGTCAGCCCCTTCGGCTACCATTTCAAGGGCGTGATCCAGGGCACGGTCGAGATCAAAGAATCTGTTCCCGTCAGAGAAGGAATCGGGAGTAACGTTGAGAACCCCCATGATACAGGGGCGAGCAGAGACAGCCATGGTACGCCCGGAAAACGACCAGTGGCCTGAGGAGGTAGTATCGTCGACAAGGAGACGATGTAACTCGGCGGAGAGGGGGGACGGAACAGCCGCTTGCCCTGAAAAATCGGCATCAAGCCAGCCAAGACCGATCTCGGACAGGGCGAGAAGAATCCTCACGCGAGGTGCTGTTGCCAGGAAACATGCCCGACCACCGGCCGCCGACACTCCGGCGCGGAGCAGCCCTTCCCACTCACCAGCAGGCCCCTCGACCAATAACAGCCGGGTAAGCGCCTGGGCTGCAAACTCGCGCAGCTCGGCCGGGATTTCACTACCGGAGAATATGCAACCGTCGCTGGCCCGCAGGGTAGCTGGCGATAGCTCCCTCACCGAAAAATTCATGGAGCTGCGGGCGGTTCTTGAGCATCGGGAGCAGCGGTAGCGACCGTTTCGTTAATGATCCGATCAACTTCATCACCGCTGAGATTTTCCTTCTCGATCAGTTGCGTGGCAAGGTTGTGCAGTACGCCCAGGTTATCCGAAAGCAGAGTGCGGACCCGGCTGTAGCTCTCTTCGATAATCCGGCGCAATTCGGCGTCGATCTCCACGGCGGTGGCTTCGCTGTAATTCTTGTGGGTTGCCATTTCCCGACCGAGAAAAATCTGCTCGTCTTTCTTGCCGAACGTGACGGGTCCCATCTTGTCGCTCATTCCCCATTCGCAGACCATCTTGCGGGCAATTTCGGTGGCCCGCTCGATGTCATTGCCAGCGCCCGTCGTCATCGTGCCAAAGATGATCTCTTCGGCCGCCCGGCCACCCATGAGCACCGCAATGCGGTTCAACAGCGACTCGCGTGAATAGCTGTGCTTGTCCTCAATCGGTAATTGCATGGTAACCCCCAAGGCCCGGCCACGGGGGATAATGGAAACCTTGTGCACCGGGTCGGTGCCGGGAATGAGCTTGGCAACGAGCGTATGGCCCGCTTCGTGATAGGCGGTATTTTTCTTCTCGTCCTCGGATATGACCATGCTCCGGCGCTCGACCCCCATCAGGACTTTGTCCTTGGCATCGTCAATATCACGCATATCGACAACACTCTTATCTTTCCGGGCGGCAAGCAATGCGGCTTCATTAACGACATTCGCCAGATCGGCTCCGGAAAATCCCGGTGTTCCCCGGGCAATCACCGCCAGGTTGACATCGGACGCCAAGGGAATCTTCTTCGTGTGGACCTTGAGGATCATCTCGCGTCCCTTGACGTCGGGTTGGGGCACCACTACCTGGCGGTCGAAACGGCCAGGGCGCAGCAATGCCGGGTCAAGGACATCCGGCCGGTTAGTAGCGGCAATGAGAATCACCCCTTCATTCGACTCAAAGCCATCCATTTCAACAAGGAGTTGGTTGAGCGTCTGTTCCCGTTCATCATGTCCGCCGCCGAGGCCAGCCCCGCGATGACGGCCCACGGCGTCAATCTCGTCGATGAAGATGATGCAGGGGGCATTCTTTTTCCCCTGGACGAACAGATCGCGAACCCGGCTAGCACCGACCCCAACGAACATCTCAACGAAATCCGAGCCGGAAATCGAAAAGAACGGCACGCCGGCCTCGCCGGCGACGGCACGGGCCAAAAGGGTTTTCCCGGTACCCGGAGGGCCGACCAACAGGACACCCTTCGGGATACGCCCTCCCAGTTTGGTGAATTTCTTCGGATCCTTCAGAAATTGGATAATCTCCTCCAACTCCTCTTTCGCCTCGTCAACACCGGCAACGTCCTCGAACGTCACCCGGCCCTGAGCTTCGGTCAGCAGCTTGGCCCGGCTCTTGCCGAAGGCCATGGCTTTGCCGCCCCCGCCCTGCATCTGCCGCATGAAGAATATCCAGACCCCAACAAGGAAGAGCAACGGGAACCAGGAGATGAAGATCGAAAACCATGAAACCTTTTCCTCTTCCGGCTTCGCGGTAACGGTCACTTTCTTTTCGATGAGCTTGTCGGAAAGAGCCGCATCGGAAGGCTTATAGCTGCGGAACTCCTTGCCATCGGTGTATTTCCCAAGGATATCGTTGCCCTGAACAGTTACAGAACTGACTTTTCCCGCATCGACCGCGGTGATGAAATCGCTGTAGCTCAACCTTTCCTGGGTGGTGCGCGGCTTGTTGAAAAGGTTGAAAAGAAGAATCATCATCAAGCTGATTACCAACCAGAGCGCAAGGTTTTTATAGAACTGGTTCAAGACAACCCCCGTGAGGAATGGATGCAGGACTGATCAGGAGCAGGAATGACTCCGCTAGTCACTGCTTGCGTGAGCAAAGTAATTGACTGAAAAAGCTACCATAAGTACTGATGGTTGACAAGTGATTTAAGGTGACTTCGCGGGCTGTCCACAGACCTCGACAGCGACGGCGGCATGAGTGTGAACGCCAACCAGCGCATCGTTGCTCAGCCGGTAACCACAGATCAAGATAAGCTTCCCTTCACTGAAGATCAACGGGATGGCCGACCGGAGGGCAACCGGCACCTTTTCATCGATAAAATAGTCCTTCACTTTCTTGCTTCCCGACATCCCGGACGGCCTGAACCGGTCTCCCGGCCTGACCCCACGGACACACCACGGGAACGGTGCGGCAGCAAGATCAACTATTGCCCGTTGCCTCCCCCCATCTCCAGCCAATGCCACAGACGGGGCAACAGACGCCACCCTGAGCACCCCCCCGCCAGGGAGGGAAAAATCGCCGGGCCCGGCGACAACAAGTTCACCGGGAAAATGGAGGTCCGGCACGTCTACGGAAAACGTCAACCGATCGTATTCCCTGACCACCGCCAACCTCCCGGGAAGAAAAAACAACGCATTCGGTTTCCCGGCAAGCGCAAGTTGGTCAATCTGCTGGATATGACAGGCAGCAACCCGCGTCAGGTCGCCCTTGAGCAAACTGATCGCCCGGCGATACACCCGGTAGCGGAGTCCAACCTTTTCCCGACGCAATCCGCCGAGATCCAGAACGAGCCGGT contains:
- the cdaA gene encoding diadenylate cyclase CdaA, translating into MATDQLQLFEWRDFVDIAIVAYLFYRAILLLKDRLAFRFFLFIAGGIALFFFSRLAGLDAFHAILSALFKSLILILVVLFQSDLRRALITFGKRNRPAGQEHEEASLVIDELVTALTGLAERRIGALIVIEREMGVMSHVEIGTEIDAKITSEILNSIFLPYSPIHDGAVIIQRGKLTRAGCFLPLSQNPTISKSLGTRHRAAIGLTELVDAIVLVVSEETGMMSFVADGKITSPVDAGSMRKVLKRSLEPQWLT
- the folP gene encoding dihydropteroate synthase — protein: MNFSVRELSPATLRASDGCIFSGSEIPAELREFAAQALTRLLLVEGPAGEWEGLLRAGVSAAGGRACFLATAPRVRILLALSEIGLGWLDADFSGQAAVPSPLSAELHRLLVDDTTSSGHWSFSGRTMAVSARPCIMGVLNVTPDSFSDGNRFFDLDRALDHALEMVAEGADIIDIGGESTRPDAAPVAEDEELRRVVPVVAKLAEQVTVPLSIDTYKAAVARESLQAGASIINDISGLTFDPEMAAVVAAGNAGLVVMHTRGRPPEMQYNTVYDDLISEVIEALKTSLQCACSAGIPAERIVVDPGLGFGKSLEGNLAILNRLDEFACLGRPVLIGTSRKSFVGAVLKRNSSDRLFGTAATVALGVAKGATIFRVHDVKAMRDVADMAFAVTQSRTGEWR
- the ftsH gene encoding ATP-dependent zinc metalloprotease FtsH, with the protein product MNQFYKNLALWLVISLMMILLFNLFNKPRTTQERLSYSDFITAVDAGKVSSVTVQGNDILGKYTDGKEFRSYKPSDAALSDKLIEKKVTVTAKPEEEKVSWFSIFISWFPLLFLVGVWIFFMRQMQGGGGKAMAFGKSRAKLLTEAQGRVTFEDVAGVDEAKEELEEIIQFLKDPKKFTKLGGRIPKGVLLVGPPGTGKTLLARAVAGEAGVPFFSISGSDFVEMFVGVGASRVRDLFVQGKKNAPCIIFIDEIDAVGRHRGAGLGGGHDEREQTLNQLLVEMDGFESNEGVILIAATNRPDVLDPALLRPGRFDRQVVVPQPDVKGREMILKVHTKKIPLASDVNLAVIARGTPGFSGADLANVVNEAALLAARKDKSVVDMRDIDDAKDKVLMGVERRSMVISEDEKKNTAYHEAGHTLVAKLIPGTDPVHKVSIIPRGRALGVTMQLPIEDKHSYSRESLLNRIAVLMGGRAAEEIIFGTMTTGAGNDIERATEIARKMVCEWGMSDKMGPVTFGKKDEQIFLGREMATHKNYSEATAVEIDAELRRIIEESYSRVRTLLSDNLGVLHNLATQLIEKENLSGDEVDRIINETVATAAPDAQEPPAAP